The following coding sequences are from one Nicotiana tabacum cultivar K326 chromosome 1, ASM71507v2, whole genome shotgun sequence window:
- the LOC107786155 gene encoding cytochrome b-c1 complex subunit Rieske-4, mitochondrial gives MINFGSCWGLASVTSNSFSIISGFSSNSVSHAHDMGLVPDLPPTVAAIKNPTSKIVYDEHNHERYPPGDPSKRAFAYFVLTGGRFVYASLVRLLILKFVLSMSASKDVLALASLEVDLSSIEPGTTVTVKWRGKPVFIRRRTEDDINLANSVDLGSLRDPQQDAERVKSPEWLVVIGVCTHLGCIPLPNAGDFGGWFCPCHGSHYDISGRIRKGPAPYNLEVPTYSFLEENKLLIG, from the coding sequence ATGATAAATTTTGGAAGTTGCTGGGGTTTGGCATCTGTTACTTCTAACAGCTTTTCAATTATTTCAGGGTTTTCATCTAATTCAGTTTCTCATGCACATGATATGGGTTTAGTCCCAGATCTTCCACCCACAGTGGCTGCTATTAAGAATCCCACATCAAAAATTGTTTATGATGAACACAACCATGAGCGGTATCCACCTGGTGATCCAAGCAAACGTGCATTTGCCTACTTTGTCTTGACAGGAGGTAGGTTTGTCTATGCCTCATTGGTGCGTCTCCTGATTCTTAAGTTTGTTTTGAGCATGTCTGCCAGTAAGGATGTTCTTGCCCTTGCTTCACTTGAAGTGGATCTCTCCAGCATTGAACCTGGTACAACTGTTACTGTAAAGTGGCGTGGCAAACCTGTTTTCATCAGGCGCCGAACTGAGGACGACATCAATTTGGCAAACAGTGTTGATCTTGGCTCCCTTCGCGATCCACAACAGGATGCAGAGAGGGTTAAGAGTCCAGAATGGCTTGTGGTTATTGGGGTATGCACCCATCTTGGGTGCATTCCTTTGCCAAATGCCGGTGattttggtggttggttttgccCTTGCCACGGCTCCCATTATGACATCTCTGGTAGGATCCGCAAGGGACCTGCACCATATAATCTGGAGGTGCCTACTTATAGTTTCCTGGAAGAGAACAAGTTACTTATTGGTTAA